In Nycticebus coucang isolate mNycCou1 chromosome 9, mNycCou1.pri, whole genome shotgun sequence, the following are encoded in one genomic region:
- the LOC128593222 gene encoding olfactory receptor 11A1, translated as MEIVSIGNQTITEFILLGFYDISELHPLFFIVFTVIYASIITGNMLIIMAVISSQRLHKPMYFFLANLSFLEILYTSTVMPKMLEGFLQEATISVAACLLQFYVFGSLATVESFLLAVMAYDRYLAICYPLHYPLLMGPRCCLGLVVTVWFSGFMVDGLVVALMAQLRFCGPNHIDHFYCDFMPVVGLACSNPRVAQVTTFILSVVCLSVPFGLILASYTWIMVAVLRVPAGTSGRKALSTCSSHLAVVSTFYGTLMVLYTAPSAVHSHLLSKVFSLLYTVVTPIFNPVIYTLKNKEVHQALLRIFYIKQTEALD; from the coding sequence ATGGAAATTGTGTCCATAGGAAACCAAACTATTACTGAATTTATCCTCCTTGGCTTCTATGACATCTCTGAGCTGCATCCACTATTCTTTATTGTGTTCACTGTCATCTATGCCTCCATCATCACAGGGAATATGCTGATAATCATGGCAGTGATTAGCTCCCAGAGGCTCCACAAACCCatgtatttctttctggctaatcTGTCCTTTCTGGAGATCCTCTACACCTCCACAGTGATGCCAAAAATGCTGGAGGGCTTCCTGCAAGAGGCAACCATCTCTGTGGCTGCTTGCTTGCTCCAGTTCTATGTCTTTGGCTCTCTAGCCACAGTTGAATCCTTTCTGCTGGCTGTCATGGCATATGATCGCTACCTGGCCATCTGCTACCCACTCCACTACCCGCTCCTGATGGGGCCCAGATGTTGTTTGGGGCTGGTGGTCACAGTCTGGTTCTCTGGATTCATGGTAGATGGACTGGTTGTAGCTCTGATGGCCCAGCTGAGATTCTGCGGCCCCAACCACATTGATCACTTTTACTGTGACTTCATGCCAGTGGTGGGCCTGGCTTGCTCAAATCCCAGAGTGGCCCAGGTGACGACATTCATTCTTTCTGTGGTCTGCCTCAGTGTTCCCTTTGGACTGATTCTGGCATCTTATACTTGGATCATGGTAGCAGTGCTAAGAGTTCCTGCTGGAACCAGTGGGAGAAAGGCTCTTTCCACATGCTCCTCTCACCTAGCTGTAGTGTCCACATTTTATGGAACTCTCATGGTCTTGTACACTGCACCCTCTGCTGTCCACTCCCACCTCCTCTCCAAGGTGTTTTCCTTGCTTTACACTGTGGTCACCCCCATCTTCAATCCTGTGATCTACACCCTGAAGAACAAAGAGGTTCATCAGGCACTACTGAGGATTTTCTATATTAAACAAACTGAAGCACTCGATTGA